One Thalassophryne amazonica chromosome 10, fThaAma1.1, whole genome shotgun sequence genomic region harbors:
- the LOC117518322 gene encoding uncharacterized protein C1orf226 homolog — protein MPPENYFSPRVDQSMFENSVAQQQSPLTSRTGLPSARRSPGSANRNPSSGSIDSPSSGGQQRLKNAINLGKAVGAKVNDLLRRKEPSHLGDIGVTEVNKNIGAVWNCVDQVNRTTASSHFSIDSFPRLDPPPPSGKKRIPRALKTTQDMMISSDPVVSSPDPADSTSFLSSPEKSPLFAEKEMRSMEVEPQEDKEQEELKAGEEHEDSPRDPEEQTGDADRTITRHSDQTDGQDFHLKDEVVDGGTEVPQHLLHLSVPDLINKDPPLLEARSKSCDVWQKASESDSRLASTPLSGKTPCRISLGEELQVGNGALCGRSTAVSGEDAEPHPDLLSFE, from the exons ATGCCTCCTGAGAATTATTTCTCTCCAAGAG TTGATCAAAGTATGTTTGAGAACTCGGTTGCGCAGCAGCAGAGTCCCCTGACGTCCCGGACAGGTCTGCCATCGGCCCGACGCTCCCCTGGCTCAGCTAACCGAAACCCGAGCAGCGGCTCTATCGACTCACCTTCCTCTGGAGGCCAACAGAGGCTGAAAAACGCCATTAACCTTGGCAAAGCGGTCGGGGcaaag gtcaATGACCTGTTGAGAAGAAAGGAGCCCAGCCACCTGGGGGACATCGGGGTTACAGAGGTCAACAAGAACATTGGTGCCGTGTGGAACTGTGTGGACCAAGTCAACCGGACTACTGCCAGCAG TCACTTCTCCATTGACTCCTTCCCGCGGTTGGACCCTCCACCCCCCTCAGGGAAGAAGCGTATTCCACGTGCGTTGAAAACCACCCAGGACATGATGATCTCCTCGGATCCCGTGGTTTCCTCGCCGGATCCCGCCGACTCCACGTCCTTCCTCTCCTCCCCTGAGAAGTCGCCCCTTTTTGCCGAGAAAGAGATgagaagcatggaggtggaaccCCAAGAAGACAAGGAGCAAGAGGAGCTGAAAGCAGGAGAGGAGCACGAGGACTCACCGCGAGACCCGGAGGAGCAGACAGGTGACGCTGACAGGACGATAACGAGACACAGCGACCAGACGGACGGACAAGATTTTCATCTGAAAGATGAGGTTGTAGATGGTGGAACTGAAGTGCCTCAGCACCTGCTGCACCTCTCAGTCCCAGATCTGATCAACAAAGATCCCCCTCTGCTGGAGGCAAGAAGCAAGTCCTGCGACGTCTGGCAGAAAGCGTCCGAGTCGGACTCCCGGCTGGCCTCTACCCCCCTCTCTGGGAAAACCCCCTGCCGTATCAGTCTGGGTGAGGAGCTGCAGGTGGGGAATGGCGCCCTCTGCGGCAGAAGCACTGCAGTGAGCGGCGAGGATGCAGAGCCCCACCCAGACCTGCTGTCGTTTGAGTAA